One genomic window of Atribacteraceae bacterium includes the following:
- the hisH gene encoding imidazole glycerol phosphate synthase subunit HisH, translated as MIAIIDYGIGNLHSVAKAVEKLGERPEITSDPEQLRNSRGIILPGVGSFGEAMAELERKELVPVIRSLAEEKKFFLGICLGSQLLFEKSQEAPTTKGLSLIPGEVRRLPPTNNVPHMGWNQVYFQQTTSL; from the coding sequence ATGATCGCGATCATCGATTATGGAATCGGCAATTTGCACAGCGTAGCCAAAGCTGTCGAAAAGCTTGGTGAAAGACCAGAAATAACCAGCGATCCTGAACAACTCAGAAACAGCCGGGGGATTATCCTGCCCGGCGTTGGATCGTTCGGAGAAGCTATGGCAGAACTGGAAAGGAAAGAATTGGTTCCGGTAATTCGTTCATTGGCAGAAGAAAAAAAGTTTTTTCTCGGAATCTGCCTTGGATCACAGCTTCTGTTTGAGAAAAGCCAGGAAGCACCCACAACAAAAGGGCTTTCGCTTATCCCCGGTGAGGTCAGACGGCTCCCGCCGACCAACAATGTCCCCCATATGGGCTGGAATCAGGTATATTTCCAGCAAACTACATCTTTA
- the hisB gene encoding imidazoleglycerol-phosphate dehydratase HisB: protein MFDAMSRTSTKQRKTQETDIDLSLNLNGTRKIDLDMDIPFFPHLLKSMVFHAGWDLRVRALGDLEVDAHHTVEDVGIVLGQALREALDSGPAYRRFASCFIPMDEALAQAVVDVSGRAYLIYDAPHLPERVGCFPTELAEEFLRSLTSNARITLHAKIWWGKSAHHLLEALFKATGRALGEACRTSDEEVASTKGTLS from the coding sequence GTGTTTGATGCTATGAGCCGTACCTCAACAAAACAAAGAAAGACCCAGGAAACCGACATCGATCTTTCGTTGAATCTCAATGGCACTCGAAAGATCGATCTGGATATGGATATACCTTTCTTTCCTCACCTTCTGAAAAGTATGGTCTTTCACGCCGGCTGGGACCTGCGAGTGCGGGCGTTGGGAGATCTGGAAGTCGACGCTCATCACACCGTTGAAGACGTCGGCATCGTTCTTGGCCAAGCCCTCCGCGAGGCACTCGATTCCGGTCCGGCATACCGGCGTTTCGCCTCGTGCTTTATCCCGATGGATGAGGCGCTTGCCCAGGCAGTCGTCGATGTTAGCGGTCGCGCGTACCTGATCTATGATGCTCCTCATCTTCCAGAACGGGTCGGTTGCTTCCCTACCGAACTAGCCGAAGAGTTTTTAAGATCGCTGACCAGTAACGCGCGGATCACGCTCCACGCCAAAATATGGTGGGGGAAGAGCGCTCACCATCTTTTGGAAGCTTTGTTCAAAGCCACCGGCCGTGCCTTGGGTGAAGCGTGCCGAACCAGCGACGAGGAAGTCGCTTCAACCAAGGGAACTCTTTCCTGA
- a CDS encoding HAMP domain-containing sensor histidine kinase produces the protein MKNYPLALQIWFVFAALILGISVIVLSIMLVTFRSFFTEEIYASIEASQALFEPGELPMMMRERLFRERMDMHHNFRMVRHVLLLPDGQTIPNVRYPPEFLDLIRNQAAAQEGLIGRYRYRVEGNIIFYVIRSVSWRDRTVLLVSSMLDTYRDDLVATLFGRLGWIMILVFAGSIIPALQLARYLTRPLIFLDNHVKEIARRNWQTPVSLERKDEIGRLAKGIDSMRIQLLLQEKAQQSVLQHISHALKTPVMVIRSYLQSITDEVYPKDTLEKTIETLQQEAEGLEKRVRNFLFFTKLDVLVDRPLQLEPFDLANLIHNSIERFRLLRPELTWSISPTPLPIYGERESMTILLENILDNQIRYARSHIDIELQTTEKDIICKVTNDGPLLDPEMIQSLFEVYRTGYRGEFGLGLAIAQKIATRHAGTISAENQPNGVMFLIRLPYLKK, from the coding sequence ATGAAAAATTACCCACTGGCCCTACAGATCTGGTTTGTCTTTGCCGCTCTCATATTGGGAATATCCGTGATTGTGCTCAGCATCATGTTGGTTACCTTCAGATCCTTTTTTACCGAGGAGATTTACGCCAGCATCGAAGCCTCCCAAGCACTGTTCGAGCCCGGTGAACTACCAATGATGATGCGCGAGAGGTTGTTCAGAGAACGGATGGATATGCATCACAATTTTCGGATGGTCCGCCATGTGCTTCTTCTTCCCGATGGTCAGACAATACCAAACGTGCGATATCCCCCGGAATTTCTTGACCTGATCCGCAACCAGGCCGCCGCTCAAGAAGGATTGATCGGCCGCTACCGATACCGGGTCGAGGGAAATATCATTTTCTATGTTATCCGGTCGGTTTCCTGGAGAGACCGTACCGTACTGCTGGTTTCTTCAATGCTCGATACTTATCGGGATGATCTGGTAGCCACCCTGTTCGGTCGCTTGGGGTGGATTATGATTCTGGTCTTTGCCGGAAGTATAATTCCTGCCCTGCAGCTTGCCCGTTATCTTACCCGACCGCTTATCTTCCTGGACAACCATGTCAAGGAAATCGCCCGTAGAAATTGGCAAACACCCGTATCACTCGAGAGAAAGGACGAAATCGGTAGATTGGCCAAGGGCATCGACAGCATGCGGATCCAACTTCTTTTACAGGAAAAAGCTCAACAAAGTGTTCTCCAGCACATTTCCCACGCGTTGAAAACACCGGTGATGGTTATCCGCAGTTATCTCCAGTCTATCACCGACGAAGTTTATCCAAAGGATACCCTAGAAAAAACCATTGAAACGCTGCAACAGGAAGCGGAAGGACTGGAAAAGCGGGTACGCAACTTCCTTTTTTTCACTAAACTCGACGTTCTGGTGGACCGACCTTTACAACTTGAACCCTTTGACCTCGCCAACCTAATTCATAATTCAATCGAACGCTTCCGCCTCCTCCGTCCAGAACTGACCTGGTCAATCTCGCCCACGCCTCTTCCGATTTACGGTGAACGGGAATCCATGACCATTCTATTGGAAAACATCCTCGACAACCAGATCCGTTATGCCCGTAGCCATATTGATATTGAACTCCAAACGACGGAAAAAGACATCATCTGCAAGGTGACTAACGATGGCCCCCTGCTCGATCCGGAGATGATCCAATCCCTCTTTGAAGTTTATCGAACCGGTTACCGGGGAGAATTCGGACTCGGGTTGGCCATCGCCCAAAAAATTGCCACCCGACATGCCGGAACAATCAGTGCCGAGAACCAGCCCAATGGGGTAATGTTCCTCATCCGCCTTCCTTATTTAAAAAAGTAA
- a CDS encoding response regulator transcription factor, whose protein sequence is MRIYLVEDDRNLNRILSSYLQREGWEVLSFFTGEDAKAAVSQPPHLWVLDIMLPEIDGFALIKLIKARSPEVPVIFISARDADLDRIAGLEMGSDDYLAKPFLPRELTIRIRKLLERVYNRKEKELPPVELSPYLIHLTARMVTSGGKPINLTAREFDLLLFFSKNSGQALSREQILEAVWGPDYFGSDRAVDDLVRRLRKKMPELRLDTLYAFGYRLNPQ, encoded by the coding sequence ATGCGTATTTACCTGGTGGAAGACGATAGAAACCTCAATCGCATCCTATCTTCTTACCTGCAGCGGGAAGGCTGGGAAGTGCTGTCCTTTTTCACGGGAGAGGATGCGAAAGCCGCCGTCTCCCAACCTCCCCATCTCTGGGTGCTCGATATTATGCTCCCCGAAATCGACGGTTTTGCCTTGATCAAACTGATCAAAGCCCGGTCGCCTGAAGTGCCGGTCATCTTTATTTCCGCACGGGATGCCGATCTCGACCGGATTGCCGGCCTGGAAATGGGTAGTGATGACTACCTGGCCAAACCCTTTCTTCCCCGGGAGCTGACCATCCGGATCCGGAAGCTCCTGGAAAGGGTTTACAACCGCAAAGAAAAAGAGTTACCGCCCGTCGAACTCTCTCCATACCTGATTCATCTTACTGCCCGGATGGTCACCAGCGGAGGAAAGCCGATCAATTTGACAGCTCGGGAATTCGATCTGCTGCTCTTCTTTTCGAAAAACTCGGGACAGGCATTATCACGGGAACAAATACTTGAGGCGGTCTGGGGACCCGATTATTTTGGTTCCGATCGGGCGGTGGACGACCTGGTCCGTCGTCTTCGAAAAAAAATGCCTGAATTGCGCCTCGATACCCTGTACGCTTTCGGGTACCGTTTGAACCCTCAATGA
- a CDS encoding zinc-dependent alcohol dehydrogenase family protein, which translates to MKALVYHRAGEYEITERPMPRPDELSVLMKVHSCGLCGTDIHVHQGDWAVNFPRITGHEFSGTIVEVGKEVTHLKEGDRAVVDPNLGCGTCAYCRNGRFHLCKNALSVSTTIDGGFAEYCRLPGNAVYRVPDDLALERAAFAEPVACAVHGIDRARIRVGDRVVIIGGGPMGLILSQLAQKAGAGLVIVIEPVALRREAALDLGANRTIDPGGPEWRTEIMDLTNGGGDVVIENVGLAGTMQDSLDLVKSGGTVLWFGVTDPKISIPVRPYFIFHEEISLLGSFVNPHTHQRAIDLLTGDLVRVTPLITHRFPLVDFAQALETYRHPSRIKIMVHM; encoded by the coding sequence ATGAAAGCACTGGTCTATCACCGGGCCGGAGAGTACGAAATTACCGAGAGGCCGATGCCCCGGCCGGATGAGCTTAGTGTCCTGATGAAAGTCCATAGTTGCGGATTATGTGGAACCGATATCCATGTCCACCAGGGAGATTGGGCAGTAAATTTTCCCCGGATCACCGGTCACGAATTTTCCGGAACCATCGTTGAGGTCGGCAAAGAGGTGACCCACCTCAAAGAGGGCGATCGGGCGGTCGTTGATCCCAATCTGGGTTGTGGAACTTGTGCCTATTGTCGAAACGGCCGCTTTCATCTGTGTAAAAATGCCTTGAGTGTTTCAACGACGATCGACGGGGGCTTTGCTGAATATTGTCGTCTTCCTGGAAATGCCGTTTACCGGGTACCGGATGACCTCGCTTTGGAGCGGGCCGCCTTTGCCGAACCGGTGGCCTGTGCCGTGCATGGAATCGATCGGGCCAGAATCCGGGTGGGGGATCGGGTGGTGATTATCGGAGGCGGACCGATGGGCCTTATCTTGAGCCAGTTAGCCCAAAAGGCGGGGGCGGGCTTGGTCATCGTTATAGAGCCTGTTGCCCTCAGAAGGGAAGCTGCTTTGGACCTTGGAGCGAACCGGACCATCGATCCGGGAGGTCCCGAATGGCGAACGGAAATCATGGACCTGACCAACGGTGGAGGCGATGTGGTTATTGAAAATGTTGGCTTGGCCGGCACGATGCAAGACTCACTCGACCTGGTGAAGAGCGGGGGGACGGTCCTGTGGTTTGGGGTGACCGATCCGAAAATCAGTATTCCGGTACGTCCTTATTTCATATTTCACGAGGAAATTTCCCTCCTTGGTTCATTTGTCAATCCCCACACTCATCAGCGGGCGATCGACTTACTGACCGGGGATCTGGTCCGGGTCACTCCACTGATCACCCACCGGTTTCCGCTCGTGGATTTTGCCCAGGCCCTGGAGACCTATCGCCACCCTTCCCGGATCAAAATTATGGTCCATATGTAA
- a CDS encoding HDOD domain-containing protein, with amino-acid sequence MGKVSLHSIVDAVNDLPSLPQISKRVIELTDDPNSTAYHINAVLSKDPSMTAKILRLANSAYYGFPRRIPTIAEATILLGFQTIRSMVMAASVNMLLSQKMEGYALSQGELWKHSQASAIAARLIAREIRFPNPELAYTAALLHDIGKVVLNSYMRELYHEVLERAETDQIPFLEAEDIVLGFNHAVVGSRVAEKWNLPVELIEAIAFHHHPDQSKHNHRLTALVHISDFICLTMGIGIGVDGLLYQVSTKALENLRISEDAIQIYISRLSDMFSDQDSFEF; translated from the coding sequence GTGGGCAAAGTTTCTTTGCATTCAATTGTGGATGCCGTCAACGATCTTCCCTCCTTGCCGCAGATTTCGAAGAGGGTTATTGAATTGACCGATGATCCCAATTCGACCGCGTATCACATCAACGCGGTTCTGAGCAAGGATCCGAGCATGACCGCCAAAATATTGAGATTGGCTAATTCGGCTTATTATGGATTTCCCCGTAGAATTCCAACCATTGCTGAAGCGACAATTCTCCTGGGATTTCAGACAATTCGCAGCATGGTTATGGCTGCGTCGGTCAATATGCTCCTGAGTCAGAAAATGGAGGGATACGCTCTTTCCCAGGGCGAATTGTGGAAGCACTCCCAAGCTTCGGCAATTGCCGCCCGACTCATTGCCCGGGAGATCCGCTTTCCCAACCCGGAGCTGGCCTATACCGCCGCTCTTCTCCATGATATAGGGAAGGTGGTTCTCAACAGTTATATGCGGGAGTTATACCATGAGGTACTGGAAAGAGCTGAAACGGACCAGATTCCTTTTCTCGAAGCCGAGGACATCGTCCTGGGCTTCAACCACGCCGTTGTGGGTTCGCGAGTCGCGGAAAAATGGAACCTTCCGGTTGAACTGATAGAGGCGATCGCATTTCACCACCACCCGGATCAGTCCAAGCATAACCACCGCCTGACGGCTCTTGTCCATATATCTGATTTTATCTGCTTGACTATGGGGATCGGTATCGGGGTCGACGGTCTGTTGTACCAGGTCTCCACCAAGGCTCTGGAAAATCTACGGATATCCGAAGATGCTATCCAGATCTATATCTCACGCCTGTCCGATATGTTTTCCGACCAGGATAGTTTCGAATTCTGA
- a CDS encoding MBL fold metallo-hydrolase produces MVSLQLRTSGGIWLKCGPAAFHIDPGPGALVKALSSRPRLDPTTLDAVLLSHRHLDHANDLNIIVEAMTAGTTRKRGRVYLPEDALTGEPVLQSYLRETVEEVNILKEGGIYQINGIVFTTPVKHTHSVTTFGFSFQLPGGTVSLITDSLFDERLIEAYRGSRVLIINTVRLKREFYPNLQHLCVPDAEVLIRAIRPETAILTHFGMTVLRGKPWVIAREMTERTGTNIIAARDGMIFGLDEDPALIRPMEF; encoded by the coding sequence GTGGTCTCTCTTCAGTTGCGGACCTCAGGAGGCATCTGGCTCAAGTGCGGCCCGGCTGCCTTTCATATCGACCCCGGACCGGGAGCATTAGTGAAGGCCCTTTCCAGCCGGCCCCGCCTCGATCCTACAACCCTCGATGCTGTGTTGCTCTCACACCGCCACTTGGATCACGCCAACGACCTCAACATCATTGTTGAGGCGATGACCGCAGGAACAACCCGCAAACGCGGCAGGGTGTATCTTCCGGAAGACGCTTTAACCGGAGAACCGGTATTGCAGAGCTATCTCCGGGAAACCGTCGAAGAGGTCAACATCCTCAAGGAGGGAGGGATCTATCAAATCAATGGTATTGTGTTCACCACCCCGGTGAAACATACGCACTCAGTAACAACATTCGGTTTTTCCTTCCAGCTACCTGGTGGAACGGTTTCATTGATCACCGATTCCCTATTCGATGAGCGCCTGATTGAAGCCTACCGCGGGAGCCGCGTCTTAATCATCAATACTGTGCGACTCAAGCGGGAGTTCTATCCCAACCTGCAACATCTATGCGTTCCCGACGCTGAAGTGCTGATCCGGGCAATCCGCCCTGAAACAGCCATCCTTACCCACTTCGGCATGACCGTTCTGCGGGGAAAACCCTGGGTCATCGCCCGGGAGATGACCGAGCGGACCGGGACCAACATTATCGCGGCACGGGACGGGATGATCTTTGGTCTCGACGAAGATCCCGCCCTTATCCGACCTATGGAATTCTGA
- a CDS encoding HD-GYP domain-containing protein: protein MIERIKKFKIPVQKLRINEPIPYTLLDEADRVMLFAGQVLTEPFLRFLENRGVYHVVAEIVENGQEQIARQDVSQALKEVTLHNLEETMNRLVQDKPVSLKPVKDSVWEIIREIMNHHELVVPIAQLKKHDDLTFTHSLNVAIIALLIGRYLDLSEDEMVTLGLGAMFHDLGKLKIPLEILAKSDRLTDREFQTIKLHPLFAKKLLDEKTDLSEGVKQVVFQHHEKKNGTGYPLGVKYRGIAPLAAIVSVADIFDALTSNRPYRQAIPVPEALEYLMGNAGYTLDEKAVRTFIHHLSPFQIGDEVLLSSGERARVVGINHHVLFRPLVRIVNKSEEGERVPVSEIDLSRNLTLTILSSQ, encoded by the coding sequence TTGATAGAAAGAATCAAGAAATTCAAAATTCCGGTACAAAAACTCCGCATCAATGAACCAATCCCTTATACCTTGCTCGATGAAGCAGATCGGGTTATGCTTTTCGCCGGTCAGGTCTTGACCGAGCCGTTTCTTCGTTTTCTCGAAAACCGCGGAGTGTATCATGTCGTTGCTGAAATTGTCGAAAACGGACAAGAGCAGATCGCTCGTCAGGATGTATCCCAAGCGTTAAAGGAAGTCACCCTCCATAACCTGGAAGAAACTATGAATCGGCTTGTTCAGGACAAGCCGGTATCTCTCAAACCAGTCAAAGACAGTGTATGGGAAATCATCAGGGAAATCATGAACCATCATGAACTAGTCGTTCCCATCGCCCAGTTGAAAAAACATGATGACCTTACCTTTACCCACTCCCTTAATGTTGCCATCATCGCTCTGCTCATCGGTCGATACCTTGATCTATCGGAAGATGAGATGGTAACTTTGGGTCTTGGTGCAATGTTTCACGATCTTGGTAAATTGAAAATCCCTTTGGAAATTCTGGCCAAATCGGACCGGCTCACCGATCGAGAATTTCAAACAATAAAGCTACATCCTCTGTTCGCCAAAAAATTACTCGATGAAAAAACGGATCTGTCCGAAGGGGTAAAACAGGTGGTTTTTCAACACCACGAAAAGAAGAATGGAACCGGATACCCCTTGGGGGTCAAGTACCGAGGGATTGCCCCTCTGGCTGCTATCGTCTCTGTCGCCGATATCTTCGATGCTCTCACCTCAAACCGTCCCTATCGTCAGGCCATACCGGTGCCGGAAGCTCTGGAATATCTGATGGGCAACGCCGGTTACACGCTGGACGAAAAAGCGGTGAGGACCTTTATCCACCACCTCTCCCCTTTCCAAATCGGAGACGAGGTGCTCTTGTCCAGCGGAGAGCGTGCCCGGGTTGTGGGGATCAATCATCATGTCCTCTTTCGTCCGCTCGTCAGGATTGTGAACAAAAGCGAGGAAGGAGAACGGGTGCCGGTTAGCGAAATCGATCTTTCCCGAAATCTGACCCTCACCATCCTTTCCTCTCAATAG